One Diabrotica virgifera virgifera chromosome 3, PGI_DIABVI_V3a genomic window carries:
- the LOC126882084 gene encoding selenoprotein M-like, with amino-acid sequence MKYLILLAVIVINACLVSSSNIVSARLESCPGCSLNRLDQVKWFAYNDIQTYENVEWKKISGAPPELVFLNDQGEEVERIPLKTLNRVQCNDLLLSRGFVKKAEEKEAEEKEL; translated from the exons atgaaatacttaatTCTTTTAGCAGTGATTGTAATTAATGCTTGCTTAGTAAGCAGTAGTAACATTGTTTCAGCTAGGCTTGAA AGTTGTCCAGGATGTTCCTTAAACCGACTAGACCAAGTTAAATGGTTTGCCTATAATGACATTCAGACTTATGAAAATGTTGAATGGAAAAAGATTTCCGGAGCTCCACCAGAACTGGTATTCCTTAATGACCAAGGTGAAGAGGTTGAAAGGATTCCTTTAAAAACTCTAAATAGAGTTCAGTGTAATGATCTCTTACTGTCCAGGGGATTTGTTAAAAAGGCTGAGGAAAAAGAGGCTGAGGAAAAAGAGCTATGA